The following are encoded together in the Streptomyces sp. NBC_00358 genome:
- a CDS encoding FkbM family methyltransferase, which produces MATLHRKLLGLLPRVGVQVLDLGSGAAVVYRRGVRRRVALGKGADLVLRGRTAAWKHVPLGDTGARLLLDEKETAADERKFQLSAAAYLCGQHVTALLDRYEVNCVFDVGANSGQYGRQLRRLGYTGRIVSFEPTAEAFGKLRKAAEGDPDWQVHQVGLGREDTTQSIHVGWNTMNSLLAPSDYGKDRYKRFAKTRTEDIEVRRLDGMMDKALAGITDPRPYLKMDTQGYDLEVFAGAGERAAEFVGMQSEVATLRLYEGSPRMGEAVAVYEEAGFEITGMYPVSREAATGRVVEFDCVMVRATAVPPGE; this is translated from the coding sequence ATGGCGACGCTTCACAGAAAGCTGCTAGGTCTGCTTCCCCGCGTAGGGGTGCAGGTGCTGGACCTCGGATCGGGAGCCGCGGTGGTCTACCGGCGCGGTGTGCGCAGACGCGTCGCCCTGGGCAAGGGCGCCGATCTGGTGCTGCGCGGGCGGACGGCGGCCTGGAAGCACGTTCCGCTGGGTGACACCGGCGCCCGTCTCCTGCTCGACGAGAAGGAGACGGCGGCCGACGAACGCAAGTTCCAGTTGTCGGCCGCGGCCTATCTCTGCGGCCAGCACGTGACCGCCCTGCTCGACCGCTACGAGGTGAACTGCGTCTTCGACGTGGGGGCCAACTCCGGCCAGTACGGACGCCAGTTGCGCCGCCTCGGCTACACCGGCCGGATCGTCTCCTTCGAGCCGACCGCGGAGGCGTTCGGCAAGCTCCGGAAGGCGGCCGAGGGAGACCCCGACTGGCAGGTGCACCAGGTCGGCCTCGGACGGGAGGACACCACCCAGTCCATCCATGTGGGCTGGAACACCATGAACTCCCTTCTCGCGCCCAGTGATTACGGGAAGGACCGCTACAAGCGCTTCGCCAAGACCCGTACCGAGGACATCGAGGTCCGCCGTCTCGACGGGATGATGGACAAGGCGCTCGCCGGGATCACCGACCCCCGCCCCTATCTGAAGATGGACACCCAGGGCTACGACCTGGAGGTGTTCGCCGGCGCCGGAGAGCGCGCCGCGGAGTTCGTGGGGATGCAGTCGGAGGTCGCGACGCTGCGGCTGTACGAGGGCAGTCCCCGGATGGGCGAGGCCGTCGCGGTGTACGAGGAGGCCGGCTTCGAGATCACCGGCATGTACCCGGTGTCACGGGAGGCGGCGACCGGACGGGTGGTGGAGTTCGACTGCGTGATGGTCCGCGCGACGGCTGTCCCGCCCGGGGAGTAG
- a CDS encoding MerR family transcriptional regulator, whose translation MSPTDRFDDDEYPAYTMGRAAELIDATPAFLRAVGEAGLITPLRSDGGHRRYSRNQLRVAARARDLVDQGTPVEAACRIVTLEDCLDEALRINAELRGSTPQDA comes from the coding sequence ATGAGCCCCACCGACCGGTTCGACGACGACGAGTACCCCGCCTACACGATGGGTCGTGCCGCCGAGCTGATCGACGCCACCCCCGCGTTCCTGCGGGCCGTCGGGGAGGCGGGGCTGATCACGCCGCTGCGCTCCGACGGCGGCCACCGCCGTTACTCCCGCAATCAACTGCGGGTCGCGGCCCGCGCCCGGGATCTCGTCGACCAGGGAACGCCCGTCGAGGCCGCCTGCCGGATCGTCACGCTGGAGGACTGCCTCGACGAAGCCCTGCGGATCAACGCGGAGCTGCGCGGGTCGACACCGCAGGACGCCTGA
- a CDS encoding cupin domain-containing protein: MTSPETGIPELAAALDMRPHPEGGWFVETWTAPQAFRPDGYPGPRAAASAIYFLLAPGDTSAWHTVRSDELWLWHRGGPLDVLLGGDGTTPQSTPQVVRLGPRVEAGERPQVLVPGGVWQSARPAGDQEVLVSCVVAPGFDYDDFRLLDSGR, encoded by the coding sequence ATGACCTCTCCTGAGACCGGCATCCCGGAACTGGCCGCCGCCCTGGACATGCGACCCCATCCGGAGGGCGGCTGGTTCGTCGAGACCTGGACCGCGCCGCAGGCCTTCCGGCCCGACGGCTACCCGGGCCCCCGCGCCGCCGCCTCCGCCATCTACTTCCTCCTCGCCCCCGGCGACACCTCCGCCTGGCACACCGTCCGCTCCGACGAACTCTGGCTGTGGCACCGCGGCGGTCCCCTGGACGTGCTCCTCGGCGGCGACGGAACGACCCCCCAGTCCACCCCGCAGGTCGTCCGCCTCGGCCCGCGTGTCGAGGCGGGGGAGCGCCCCCAGGTCCTCGTCCCCGGCGGCGTCTGGCAGTCCGCCCGCCCGGCCGGCGACCAGGAGGTTCTGGTCAGTTGCGTGGTGGCGCCCGGCTTCGACTACGACGACTTCCGTCTGCTGGACTCCGGGCGCTGA
- a CDS encoding cold-shock protein, which produces MATGTVKWFNAEKGFGFIEQDGGGADVFAHYSNIATSGFRELQEGQKVTFDVTQGQKGPQAENIVPA; this is translated from the coding sequence ATGGCTACTGGCACCGTGAAGTGGTTCAACGCGGAAAAGGGCTTCGGCTTCATCGAGCAGGATGGCGGCGGCGCCGACGTCTTCGCTCACTACTCGAACATCGCCACCTCTGGCTTCCGTGAGCTCCAGGAAGGCCAGAAGGTGACCTTCGACGTCACGCAGGGCCAGAAGGGCCCGCAGGCGGAGAACATCGTCCCCGCCTAG
- a CDS encoding ABC transporter ATP-binding protein, which translates to MTDVPTNANLTTGKGLDARLVVERGPFRLDIELTAGPGDVVALLGPNGAGKTTALRALAGLTPLSEGGRLRLDGVPLDRTPPESRPVGVVFQDYLLFPHLSALDNVAFGPRCQGVSKAEARKQAAVWLERMGLADHAGAKPRRLSGGQAQRVAVARALATRPRLLLLDEPLAALDARTRLDVRAQLRHHLADFEAVAVLVTHDPLDAMVLADRLVVVEDGRVVQEGSPSDIARRPRTDYIAQLVGLNLYRGEAGGHTVRLEAGPAITTTETLDGPVFVAFPPSAVTLHRDRPTGTSARNLWQCQVAGLETHGDQIRADLTGELPLAADLTTVAAAELDLHPGAAVWATVKAAQTHAYPA; encoded by the coding sequence ATGACGGACGTCCCGACGAACGCGAACCTCACGACCGGCAAGGGCCTCGACGCCCGTCTCGTCGTCGAGCGCGGCCCGTTCCGCCTCGACATCGAACTGACCGCAGGACCCGGTGACGTCGTCGCGCTGCTCGGGCCGAACGGCGCGGGCAAGACGACCGCGCTGCGCGCGCTCGCCGGGCTCACCCCGCTGTCCGAGGGCGGCCGGCTGCGGCTGGACGGCGTCCCCCTGGACCGCACACCGCCCGAGTCCCGCCCGGTCGGCGTCGTCTTCCAGGACTACCTGCTCTTCCCGCATCTGTCCGCGCTCGACAACGTCGCCTTCGGACCGCGCTGCCAGGGCGTGTCCAAGGCGGAGGCGCGGAAGCAGGCAGCCGTCTGGCTGGAGCGCATGGGCCTCGCCGACCACGCGGGGGCCAAGCCCCGCCGGCTCTCCGGCGGACAGGCGCAACGGGTCGCGGTCGCCCGCGCCCTCGCCACCCGCCCCCGGCTGCTGCTGCTCGACGAACCGCTCGCCGCGCTGGACGCCCGCACGCGCCTGGACGTCCGCGCCCAACTCCGGCACCATCTGGCCGACTTCGAGGCCGTCGCCGTCCTCGTGACGCACGACCCGCTGGACGCGATGGTGCTGGCCGACCGGCTCGTGGTCGTCGAGGACGGCCGGGTCGTCCAGGAGGGCAGCCCGTCGGACATCGCCCGCCGGCCGCGCACGGACTACATCGCCCAGTTGGTCGGCCTCAACCTCTACCGGGGCGAGGCCGGGGGCCACACCGTACGGCTGGAGGCGGGCCCGGCGATCACCACGACCGAGACACTCGACGGGCCCGTCTTCGTGGCGTTCCCGCCGAGCGCCGTCACGCTCCACCGCGACCGCCCCACCGGCACCAGCGCCCGGAACCTGTGGCAGTGCCAGGTGGCCGGTCTGGAGACGCACGGCGACCAGATCCGCGCGGACCTCACCGGCGAACTCCCGCTCGCCGCCGACCTGACGACGGTCGCCGCGGCGGAACTCGACCTGCACCCCGGCGCTGCCGTCTGGGCCACCGTGAAGGCGGCCCAGACGCACGCGTATCCGGCCTAG
- a CDS encoding transglycosylase domain-containing protein produces MRGSRAARGMPSWRGTRAGSGTAGAAASAPPGPRVRVRSGLGRVLRARRVKARRTRGRRLRRALTVLLALVLTLAGAVVVAYRLTLIPEPHPETAMQSTVFVDSRGDYLGRRGPVDRQAVPLAQVPRHVQEAVIAAENRSFRTDTGVSPTAIVRAAWSTLSGGGRQGGSTITQQYVKNALLSPQQSLSRKAREALIAVKLDRTRSKNEILEGYLNTVYFGRGAAGIQAAARNYFGVDAARLTVSQGAALAAVINIPSYYEKAGSDAAVTAKLTRRWEWVLDAMADSGAITPAQRAAARLPAFRFYPPGATDGQRQYLIDVAAAEAADRLGITQDELARGGYTVRTTFDLAAQDAAAESAADPAGVKGVSLHSTIVALVPGDGAIRVLYGGADYARQPFNDALAGAVEAGTAMEPFTRARLGPPLADLPKRAAPTPLSLSAAYATAAAGGTYAEPYTVQRITRDGRTLYTARPRTRTVMGPSTVQLVTKLLHPSGGTWGVFTGGAGTRTLWQTMYDARLSTTVALFAQHPAHGRHPARIAQLPSTAANSAAEMVAGVMNRLDPVTVRPGRGAVATSGG; encoded by the coding sequence GGCGAGCGCGCCCCCGGGCCCCCGCGTCCGCGTCCGGTCCGGGCTCGGCCGCGTCCTGCGGGCCCGGCGCGTGAAGGCCCGCCGTACCCGCGGCCGTCGGCTGCGCCGCGCGCTGACCGTCCTGCTGGCCCTCGTGCTCACGCTCGCGGGCGCGGTGGTGGTGGCGTACCGGCTCACCCTGATTCCCGAGCCGCACCCGGAGACGGCGATGCAGAGCACGGTCTTCGTCGACAGCCGGGGTGACTATCTGGGGCGGCGCGGTCCGGTGGACCGGCAGGCGGTCCCGCTCGCCCAGGTGCCGAGGCATGTCCAGGAGGCGGTGATCGCCGCGGAGAATCGTTCCTTCCGTACGGACACCGGGGTCTCGCCGACCGCGATCGTCCGGGCGGCCTGGTCGACGCTGAGCGGCGGCGGCCGGCAGGGCGGCTCCACGATCACCCAGCAGTACGTGAAGAACGCCCTGCTCAGTCCCCAGCAGTCGCTGTCCCGCAAGGCGCGCGAGGCGCTGATCGCGGTCAAACTGGACCGCACCCGGTCCAAGAACGAGATCCTGGAGGGCTACCTCAACACGGTCTACTTCGGCCGCGGCGCCGCGGGCATCCAGGCCGCGGCGCGCAACTACTTCGGCGTCGACGCCGCCAGGCTGACGGTCAGCCAGGGCGCCGCCCTCGCCGCCGTCATCAACATCCCCTCGTACTACGAGAAGGCGGGCTCGGACGCGGCCGTGACGGCGAAACTCACGCGCCGCTGGGAGTGGGTGCTGGACGCGATGGCCGACAGCGGGGCGATCACACCGGCGCAGCGCGCCGCGGCCCGCCTTCCGGCGTTCCGCTTCTATCCGCCCGGGGCCACGGACGGCCAGCGCCAGTACCTGATCGACGTCGCCGCCGCGGAGGCCGCGGACCGGCTCGGCATCACCCAGGACGAACTGGCTCGCGGCGGATACACCGTCCGCACCACCTTCGACCTCGCCGCCCAGGACGCGGCGGCGGAATCGGCCGCCGATCCGGCGGGCGTCAAGGGCGTCAGCCTGCACTCCACGATCGTGGCGCTGGTGCCGGGCGACGGCGCGATCCGCGTGCTGTACGGGGGCGCGGACTACGCCCGGCAGCCGTTCAACGACGCGCTGGCCGGAGCGGTGGAGGCGGGTACGGCGATGGAGCCGTTCACCCGGGCCAGGCTCGGCCCTCCCCTGGCCGACCTTCCCAAGCGCGCCGCGCCCACTCCGCTCTCGCTGTCGGCGGCGTACGCCACGGCGGCGGCCGGCGGCACCTACGCCGAGCCGTACACCGTCCAGAGGATCACCCGGGACGGCCGGACCCTCTACACCGCCCGGCCGCGCACCCGCACCGTGATGGGCCCGTCCACCGTGCAGCTCGTCACCAAACTCCTGCACCCGTCCGGCGGGACCTGGGGCGTGTTCACCGGGGGCGCCGGAACCCGCACCCTGTGGCAGACCATGTACGACGCGAGACTGTCCACCACGGTCGCCCTCTTCGCCCAGCATCCCGCCCACGGCCGGCACCCGGCCCGGATCGCCCAGCTCCCCTCCACGGCGGCGAACTCGGCCGCCGAGATGGTGGCGGGCGTCATGAACCGGCTCGATCCCGTCACCGTGCGGCCGGGCCGGGGCGCCGTCGCGACGTCCGGGGGCTGA
- a CDS encoding ATP-binding protein, which yields MRAHQRTVRPTARVEYTLPRTAVSAGRARKLTTAFLTRPRPRLASPTADQVDDATLIASELVANAVRHGRSGCRLRLQLGHGRVTVEVRDDSPGRPRVGVLDAESESGRGLAMVQQLAHSLEVVSTGLGGKTVRAVLAV from the coding sequence ATGCGTGCGCACCAGCGCACCGTCCGGCCGACCGCCCGCGTGGAGTACACACTGCCGCGTACGGCCGTCTCGGCGGGCAGGGCCCGCAAGCTGACGACGGCGTTCCTGACCCGGCCGCGTCCACGGCTCGCGTCGCCGACCGCAGACCAGGTGGACGACGCCACGCTGATCGCCTCCGAGCTCGTCGCCAACGCCGTACGGCACGGCCGCAGCGGTTGCAGGCTGAGGCTGCAACTGGGGCACGGAAGGGTGACGGTCGAGGTCCGCGACGACAGTCCCGGACGGCCGCGGGTCGGCGTCCTGGACGCCGAATCGGAGAGCGGGCGGGGCCTGGCCATGGTCCAGCAGCTCGCCCACAGCCTGGAGGTCGTCAGTACGGGCCTGGGCGGCAAGACCGTCCGCGCGGTCCTGGCGGTGTAG